In a genomic window of Parambassis ranga chromosome 24, fParRan2.1, whole genome shotgun sequence:
- the LOC114428432 gene encoding 5'-nucleotidase-like produces the protein MCPKSDEGDIKEEKNAVLPVMASSSSSSSSSSSSFQARSPLCGLCGLCSLYFLLLQTFMGHSEQGGGGRPAARRAAGGDASGSGRCSSVSARSGEMEAVRPEPRALPRLFHRAPLRLLLLLGFSVSTSAAWDLVLLHTNDVHARVEETSVHSGKCGGSGCFAGVARRATMIQKIRDTESNVLLLDAGDQFQGTVWFNIYEGAEAAHFMNMLDYDAMVFGNHEFDNGVDGLMKPFMENIKCPVLSANIKADKSLPKFSSSYLPYKIFTVDGQSVGVVGYTSRETPALSRPGPHLQFEDEVSAVQQQVDKLQKLGVNKIIALGHSGFTVDQEIARKVSGVDVVIGGHSNTFLYTGSPPSTEAPAGPYPFMVGSEDGRQVPVVQAYAFGKYLGRLKVTFDQAGNVVTATGNPILLDSSIQQDPRVLAQVNEWKKSLANYSTQVVGKTLVFLNGTAQECRFRECNLGNLLCDAMLDNNIRVSDEIQWNHVSACILNGGGIRTSIDERTRNGSITMEDLISVLPFGGTFDLVHLKGSTLRKVFEHSVARYGQSTGEFLQVSGFHVEFDVSKPPGQRVRSLSILCTNCRVPRYELVQDETVYKVVLPSYLVQGGDNFSVIKDEMIKHNSGDLDISVVSSFIAQRKRVYPSVEGRIKIYNSASGLQTAPLVLLMSLLLQVLTSHTNFF, from the exons ATGTGTCCAAAGTCAGATGAGGGAGACATCAAAGAGGAAAAGAATGCAGTCCTCCCTGTgatggcctcctcctcctcttcctcctcctcctcctcttcctccttccaggCGCGCTCCCccctctgtggtctctgtggtctctgtagtctgtactttctactcctaCAGACATTTATGGGCCATTCAGAGCAGGGCGGAGGGGGCCGCCCAGCAGCGCGtcgggctgcaggaggagacgcGTCAGGCTCCGGGCGCTGCTCCAGCGTCAGTGCGCGCAGCGGGGAGATGGAAGCGGTGCGTCCCGAGCCCCGCGCCCTGCCTCGGCTCTTCCACAGAGCCCCCCTTcgcctcctgctcctgctgggATTCTCCGTGTCCACCTCCGCGGCATGGGACCTGGTCCTTCTCCACACCAACGACGTGCACGCCCGCGTGGAGGAGACCAGCGTTCACTCTGGGAAATGCGGCGGCAGCGGCTGCTTCGCCGGCGTGGCGCGGAGAGCCACGATGATCCAGAAGATCCGCGACACCGAGAGCAACGTGCTGCTGCTGGACGCCGGAGACCAGTTCCAGGGGACAGTCTGGTTCAACATCTACGAGGGGGCCGAGGCGGCGCACTTCATGAACATGCTGGACTACGATGCCATG gtTTTTGGAAATCACGAGTTTGACAACGGCGTGGACGGACTCATGAAGCCGTTCATGGAGAACATCAAGTGTCCCGTTCTCAGTGCCAACATCAAGGCGGACAAAAGTCTGCCCAAGTTCAGCAGCAGCTATTTACCGTATAAGATATTCACTGTCGATGGTCAGAGTGTGGGCGTGGTGGGATACACCTCGCGGGAAACTCCGGCTCTCTCCAGACCCG GACCTCACCTGCAGTTTGAGGACGAGGTGAGCGCCGTGCAGCAGCAGGTCGACAAGCTTCAGAAGCTGGGGGTCAATAAGATCATCGCCCTGGGCCACTCCGGCTTCACCGTGGACCAGGAGATCGCCAGGAAGGTCAGTGGAGTCGACGTGGTCATCGGCGGACACTCCAACACGTTCCTGTACACAG GAAGTCCTCCTTCCACTGAGGCCCCAGCTGGTCCTTATCCCTTCATGGTGGGGTCAGAGGACGGCCGGCAGGTCCCCGTCGTCCAGGCCTATGCCTTCGGAAAATATCTGGGTCGCCTGAAGGTGACCTTCGACCAGGCTGGAAACGTAGTGACCGCGACGGGAAACCCCATCCTGCTGGACAGCAGCATCCAGCAGG ATCCACGCGTCCTCGCTCAGGTGAACGAATGGAAAAAAAGTCTGGCCAACTACTCGACTCAGGTCGTGGGGAAGACTCTGGTGTTCCTGAACGGGACGGCGCAGGAGTGCCGCTTTCGTGAGTGTAACCTGGGAAACCTCCTCTGCGACGCCATG CTCGACAACAACATCCGCGTCAGCGATGAAATCCAGTGGAACCACGTCAGTGCCTGCATCCTTAACGGAGGCGGTATTCGGACGTCCATCGACGAACGCACCAGGAATG GCTCCATCACGATGGAGGACCTGATCTCCGTCCTACCTTTTGGAGGAACCTTCGACCTGGTGCATCTGAAGGGGTCCACGCTGAGGAAAGTCTTCGAACACTCAGTGGCACGATACGGACAAAGCACCGGAGAGTTCCTGCAGGTGTCTG GCTTCCATGTTGAGTTCGATGTCTCCAAACCTCCGGGCCAGCGTGTGAGAAGCCTCAGCATCCTCTGCACCAACTGCCGGGTCCCTCGCTACGAGCTGGTCCAGGATGAGACGGTTTACAAAGTGGTGCTTCCATCCTACTTGGTGCAGGGTGGGGACAATTTCTCTGTGATCAAGGACGAGATGATCAAACACAACAGCG GTGATCTGGACATCTCTGTCGTATCAAGCTTCATCGCACAGAGGAAGCGAGTTTATCCATCTGTTGAAGGACGCATCAAAATCTACAACTCAGCTTCCGGACTCCAGACGGCTCCGCTGGTTTTActaatgtcactgctgctgcaagTTTTAACGTCTCACACGAACTTTTTTTAA